GAGGTCGGATCGGTATAGATAAGAGCGTTCAGATTGCGTTCGAAAGAGACAAAGGACCACACGCTGTCCGCGAGCCAATAGAGGCAGCAGAGCGCCAGCAGACTGAGATAGAACCAGCTTCTTTTATTGAGCTTCAGCGCCATAGATTTCGTGAGCGATGCGTAAGATGCCGTTGGGTACGGTAAAGCCGATGGCCTTGGCGGTGGCCATGTTGATGGCAATGTCCAATGGGTCGGGAAATTCCATATCGAGTGCCCTCGGGACCGCTCCGTTCAGTATCCGGGCGATCTTCCCGGCATCGTAAAGGCCCTGGGCCTCATAACCTTCATCCGTCGAGAGGCTCATCAGAATGCCTTCCTTGACGTATTTGGAGCCGATCATGGAAAACGAAGGCACCTTTTTTTTTATCAGGAGTTCGGCAACCGGTTTGAGTTGTTCGTCGATCGACAAAAGCGCCGCAAGATAAATGGCGTCGGCATCGACGGCAAGGGCCTGCATGCACTCCAGACAGGCCCTGCCGGCGGCATCGCGATCTTCCTGGGAGTCATCGAGGCTGCAGGTAACCAGCTCAAATCCCCGTTCGACGGCCACTTTTTCGATGGCCGGCATCGCGGCATAAATTCTGCCGTCCGGCGTGTCCTCGAAAGCCACGCCCAGTTTATGGAAACGGACCAGCCGGTGGAACATCCGGACCTGCCGCAGATAGCGGTTCGGATCCACCCGCGCCGTAACGTGGTCCAGACCGGAGTCTTCGGCGCTGCGGATGATTTTTGCGTAAATGGGATCGGAGGTGGAAACCACGGTGGTGGGTACACGGTGCCGGTTGTTGGCCAGATCCTGCCCGGCCCAGGTCCCCATGGCAATGATCAGGTCGATGTTCCCGCTTTGCAGTTTTTTCAGAACCTCGACCCGCGTCGCCGCTCTTTGCTCATCGGACCATGATGCGCTGTAAGCGTCTTCTTCACGAAATTCCAGAAACCGGCTCTTCGACTTCTTGGACAGCCAGTTCCAATAGGGCTTGGGAACATCGCCATCCAGACGGGGAAGTTCGGATTTGTCGATCCAGCCAAGGGACATCAATCCCTTGATAATGGCGCGCATGCAGTCTTTGTAATCGACGTAAGCGCCTCCCTCGTAATATGCGATGCGCCATTTTTCCCCATTCCTGGTTGCGGGCTGTGTCGGTTCGCTTCCCAGGCAGAGGGGCACCAAAGGAAAGGAGGCAATGACAACGGACGCAACCAGGATGTAAAAGAGAAGTCGGAACATGCGCATATCTACCTACCGAATGGTTTAGTTTAGGGGACGAGGTTTTACCGGAGGCATTTGAGGTCGGGCGTGAATCGTACAATCAGGATCAGCGTCATTGGCAGTGGCGGTAAACCTTCGCAGTCCAATTTTTTAGTTTAGATTATATCCATCAGAGAATCAAGATGTTGTAAAGACGGGAACCAATCGCTGGGGGCGCTATCCGATGCTGCTTTCGCCGCCCAGGGCTTCAAACCCGGAAACGATATCCAGCAGTTCGGCGGTGATGGCGGCCTGGCGTTCTTCGCGGAAGAGGGCCTGGAGGTTGTCGAGGGTTTCCAAAATGTTTTTTTCGGCGGCCTGCATCGCCATAAGCCGGGCCGCATTTTCGCTGGCCAGGGACTGGGCCAGGGCCCGATAAAGGGAGATGAACAGGTACTGCCGGAAGAGATGGGCAAATGTCGTTGCCCGGGAGGCACCCAGCATGGGCAGGCAGCGTCCCGGCCAGGGGGCGCGTCGACGCTCTTCGGCCCAGGCCGGATCCAGCGGCAGGATGCGCTGAAACACCGGGGTGTATCCGCTGCGATCCCCCAGCACATGGTGGCAGATGGACAAGGTTTCCATCCGTTTTTCCGAGCGCCACCGCTCGATGGTCAGAATCAGCTCACCAATTCGCTGGTTGACGGCATTCAGGCTGCCGGGGGCCGCGAAATGGACTTCATGGACCACATCTGCATCGGACAGAATGGCGCCCACTTTTTCCCCCACACTCCAGTAGATCCATTGCCGTTCGCCGTCTGTTTCTGCTGCTGCCACGCGCTCGAGAGCGAATGGCCAGAGGGATTCGTTGAACGGACCGCACATACCCTGGTCCGACCCCACTACCAGGCAGACATCCGCTTCGTTTCGGGGCTGTAAAAGCGTGGGGCGCTCCATACGAAGAAACACGGTCCAGCCCATGTCCACCACATGGCGATATTGCTCCAGGGAGGCCACCGCCCGTTCGAACTGACGGATGTTGACGGCGGCCAGACTTTTCATGGTCTTGACTACGCCCAGCAGATCATGGGCGGTTCGGATCCTGCGGTTCAGTGTCTCCAGTGTCGGCATGTGCCTCCTTGAACGGTTCGATGGCCGTTGCGATAAGATGCGTCAACCGCTCCCAGACCGGATCATCGTCGCCGGCCCGGGCCATGACTTCCTCCAGGTCGGCGATGCCGGTTGTTACCGCTTCGAGTACGACCTTTTCGGCCTCTTCGATGCGCGCCTCGGGCACTTCGTCAAAAAGCCCCCGGGAGACGGCAAACAGGATGGCGACCTGCTCGCCGGCAGGCATGGTGCCCAGTTCATTCTGCCGGAGCACTGCACGGACCCGGCGGCCATGCTCCAGCGTTCGGCGGGTACGGTCGTCCAACCGGGTGCCGAAGCGAGCAAAGGACTCCAGTTCCTGAAACTGGGTGTAGGAGAGACGCAGCGCTCCGGCCACCTTGCGATAGGCCGGCAGTTGGGCCTTTCCGCCCACCCGGGAAACCGACTTGCCCACATCCACCGCCGGGAGGTTCCCTTTCCGAAAGAGTTCCGGGGAGAGGTAGATCTGGCCGTCGGTGATCGAGATCAGGTTGGTCGGGATATAGGCCGCAATGTTCTGGGCTTCGGTCTCGGCAATGGGCAGGGCCGTGAGGGAACCGCCGCCCAATTCTTGGCGCAGGTGGGTGGCGCGCTCCAGCAACCGGGAGTGGACGTAGAAGATGTCGCCGGGAAAAGCCTCGCGGCCCGGTGGTCGGCGCAACAGCAGGCTGAGCTGCCGATAGGCCACGGCATGGCGGGTGAGATCGTCGTAGACGATGAGCACGTCCCTGCCGGCCTCCATGAAATGCTCCCCCATGGCCGTGGCGGCGTAGGGGGCGATATACTGGAGTCCGGAGGGGGCATCAGCGTCCACAACGACGGCAAGGGTATACGCCATGGCCCCCCGGCGCTCCAGGGTTTCGATTACCCTGGCCGTACCGGAACTGCGCTGACCGATGGAGCAGTAGATGCACAGGACATCTTCGCCCGTCTGGTTGACCATGGTATCCAGGGCCACGGCAGTTTTACCGGTCTGGCGATCCCCCAGGATCAGTTCCCGCTGTCCCCGACCGATGGGGATCAGGGCATCCACCACCTTGAGGCCGGTCTGTAGCGGACGGACCACCGGTGCACGATTCATAATCGGAGGGGCGTCGTGGAGCACGGTTCGACGCGCCGTGCCCTCGGGCGTGCCCCGGCCGTCCAGGGGGCGTCCCAGGGGATCCACCACCCGGCCGATCAGGTCCTCTCCCACGGGCACATCCAGGACGCGGGTGCTGCGGCGCACTTCGTCCCCGGCGCATACCGATTCGCTGGGGCCGAAAAGGACAACGCCCACCCGGTCGGACAAAATGTCCAGGACCATCCCGGCAACGCCGGGGCCCACGGTCACCAGTTCCTCGAATTGCACCTGCCCCAATCCTTCGACCCAGGCGATGCCCTGCCCGACCGAGCGGACGCGACCGATCTCTCCGGTTTTCAGGTCGGCAGAGAATTCTGACACGCCCCGCTCGACGGCCCGACCCACATCGGCCAGCACGTCGTCCAGGTCGCTATTTTCCATGTTGTGGCGCTCCTGGTTCATGTGTTCGTCCGCGCATCGTCAAAGAGATTGTCCATGATTTCGGCTTCCAGGTCCTTAAGATAGTCGGCCAGGTGCCAGGCTGCCATGTGGTCGCCGACCACCAGTTGAATCCCCATGCCCAACTCCGGATGCACCTCCAGGCGGACGGGCGCGGCCGTGGGGAACCATGTCTTAAGATGTTTTTGCAGCATCAGATTGTCCGCGTCATCCAGGGGAATTCCCGACTCGACAACCAACTCCCGGCCGGCAGCCCGGTGGTTCAGGGCATCTTTGCGGTCGGCCACTTTTTCCAGAAAGACCCGCAGTACCTGCCGGTTTAAATCCTGGTTCGAAAGGTCCCGCAGGGTCTTCTCGCCGATTTGCACCACTTGATGCACCAGGCGCCGCTTGAGCCGGTCGAGAAAGGCCTGACGATCCCGGGACATGCTGTTCATCCAGGCCTTGCGAAGCGATTCCACCTCTTCTTTGGCCTTTTCCATAGCGCTCTCCCGCCATTGTTCCACTTCCTGCCGGGCCTCGGCCATGAGGCTTTCCCGAGCGTCGGCCAGGGCATTCCGCTCCCGTTCCAGCGCCTGGGCTTGGGCCTGGGCCTCCTGTTCGGCCTGCCGGGCGCGGTTCAGGGCATCGGTCATTTTTTGCTCCCGCTTCGCCATGGCGCCGCGAATCGGCTTGAAGAGAAAACGGTTCAACAGCCAGACGAGGATGAGAAAATTAACGATCTGGGCAAGAACCGTAAACCAGTCGATCAGCACGGGTTATCCTCCGGCCGTTGACAGAAAGTACTTCCAGAACGGATTGGCGAAGATCAGTATCATGGTCACCACGAAGCAGTAGATGGCCGTCGATTCCACCATGGCCATGCCCACGAACAGGGTCCGGGTGATGGTACTGGTCTCGTCCGGCTGCTGGGCGATGGAGCCGAGGGCCTGGGCCAGGGCGCGTCCTTCGCCCAGGGCCGGTCCGATGGCACCGATGCCCATGCATACGCCTGCCGATACGATTGACGCCACTGCAACCCAACCGAGTGTGTCCATAGGGTTTTCCTCCTGATAGTGGAATTGCTTTTACTCATTCAACCAAAACCTTTTCGCCCCGATTTTCACCATGGGTATGGCCGCCCTCCGTAAAGCTTGATTCCGTCGGCGCGGTTACCTCCATGCCGGCGCTGATGTAGACTGCTGACAAGATGGCGAAGATGTAGGCCTGCACCATCCCCGTCAACAGCCCCAGCAGCTGCATGAGGATGGGAACGACCAGCGGGGCGATGATCAGCAGGATGGCACCGATCATGGTGCCGCTCATGACGTTGCCGAACAGACGCACGGAAAGGGCCAGGGTCCGGCTGAATTCTCCCATGATGTTGAAGGGCAGCATGAACGGGGTCGGCTGAAGATAATTGCCTACGTAACGCTTTATCCCAATGGCGTTGACGCCGCAGATGGGGACGGCCAGAAAAACGCAGAGAGCCAGCCCCGCCGTAGTGGAAAGGGAACCCGTGGGCGGCTCGAATCCGGGGACCGCGGCCAGCAGGTTGCAGACGGCGATAAAGAGAAACAGGGTCCCCACAAAGGCAAGCAGTCCTTTGGGCCGGTGCGGCGAGATTTCGTCCAGCTGTTGTTCGATGAGGTGGACCACGACTTCCAGGAAATGCTGCACCTGCGGCACACGGCGGACGCCGGTCTGCAAACGGCGGGTGACCAGCCAGGAGCCGACTGTGAGAAGCCCCATGACGGCCCAGGTGAACAAAATGGTGCTGTTGAGCCGCAGCAGGCCCAATTGCCACCAGATGTGATCGTCAGGCGTGAGCTGCATGACCGATGCCTTTTCTTTTGCGACCCAGCACACGGGTCAGAACGATACGGACCAGGAAAAATCCGGCCAGGGCAAGGAACAAGGCAGCCGGATTCATTCGCAGTGCCACCCAGAATCCCGCCAGGGCCACAGCTATACGGGCGAGGAAACTGGCCGCCAGCCAGCGGACCGGCCGCTGTTTGCCGGGCGCCGTCTTCACTGTCAGCCACAACCCGCCGAAATAGATCAGGCCCAGAAAGGTGCCCCACAAGAAAGCCAGTCCAAAAAGGGGTAGATTGACGTGCATTCTTATGTGTTCCTAAAAAGAAGGATGAAAGACGACTTCCCAAACCATCACGGTTTTTCCCTGTCCCGATCGATCATGCGCCGCTCCCGATTCACCCAGAACCCCGCGTTCAGGCACCCCAGTATCAGGCCGATGGCCAGCAGCATGAGGGTCCAGGACCAGGGCCCGGGCCAGCGCAGGTCGATCCAAACACCCAGAAAAATGCCCAGCACCGTGGGAATGGCAACGGCCCATCCCACCATGCCGAACATGCCCAGTCCGAACCAGACAGCATCTTTTTTTTTCTCCCTGGCCCGAAGTTTACGCTTTTCGGCGGTGTCCACGGCATCCGGGAACCGTTTCCCGTCTTTAGACAGATCGTCAGGCATTTTTCCCGAACTCCACAAACCGGCGGATGAAGTCGGCCTCCAGGCGGGCCACCACCGCCCGGGTTTGCCGTTCGCGTTCATCTATATCGGTGACGAAGCGGCGCACGGCTGTTTGCAGGTCCCCCAGGCTGCCGGGCACCGCCATCCGCGTGGCCACCTGCACGGCTTCCCCCTGCTTGACCAGGATGCCGCCGTTGACCGCCAGAAGGTGTTCTTCTCCGCCGGGAGGCCAGTAGGCCAGGATGCCGGGGGAAAGGGCCGCGACCATGTCCAGATGCCGGGGCAGGATTCCGAAAGCGCCCTCGGGCCCCTGGGCCACCACCTTTTCCACGGTTTCGTCCATGAACACTGACTGCGGCTGAAGGATCCTGAGTTTCACCGCGCCGCCTCCCCGATGCCGCCGATCATGTACAGGGCGCTTTCGGGCTGCTCGGAAAATTCGTCGTTGAGGATCCGCTCGCATCCGTCGATGGTATCCTCGACCTCCACCAGCTTGCCCGCC
This window of the uncultured Desulfosarcina sp. genome carries:
- a CDS encoding alternate F1F0 ATPase, F1 subunit alpha, which translates into the protein MENSDLDDVLADVGRAVERGVSEFSADLKTGEIGRVRSVGQGIAWVEGLGQVQFEELVTVGPGVAGMVLDILSDRVGVVLFGPSESVCAGDEVRRSTRVLDVPVGEDLIGRVVDPLGRPLDGRGTPEGTARRTVLHDAPPIMNRAPVVRPLQTGLKVVDALIPIGRGQRELILGDRQTGKTAVALDTMVNQTGEDVLCIYCSIGQRSSGTARVIETLERRGAMAYTLAVVVDADAPSGLQYIAPYAATAMGEHFMEAGRDVLIVYDDLTRHAVAYRQLSLLLRRPPGREAFPGDIFYVHSRLLERATHLRQELGGGSLTALPIAETEAQNIAAYIPTNLISITDGQIYLSPELFRKGNLPAVDVGKSVSRVGGKAQLPAYRKVAGALRLSYTQFQELESFARFGTRLDDRTRRTLEHGRRVRAVLRQNELGTMPAGEQVAILFAVSRGLFDEVPEARIEEAEKVVLEAVTTGIADLEEVMARAGDDDPVWERLTHLIATAIEPFKEAHADTGDTEPQDPNRP
- a CDS encoding ATP synthase subunit I; this translates as MHVNLPLFGLAFLWGTFLGLIYFGGLWLTVKTAPGKQRPVRWLAASFLARIAVALAGFWVALRMNPAALFLALAGFFLVRIVLTRVLGRKRKGIGHAAHA
- a CDS encoding F0F1 ATP synthase subunit epsilon; translated protein: MKLRILQPQSVFMDETVEKVVAQGPEGAFGILPRHLDMVAALSPGILAYWPPGGEEHLLAVNGGILVKQGEAVQVATRMAVPGSLGDLQTAVRRFVTDIDERERQTRAVVARLEADFIRRFVEFGKNA
- a CDS encoding F0F1 ATP synthase subunit C, whose translation is MDTLGWVAVASIVSAGVCMGIGAIGPALGEGRALAQALGSIAQQPDETSTITRTLFVGMAMVESTAIYCFVVTMILIFANPFWKYFLSTAGG
- a CDS encoding AtpZ/AtpI family protein is translated as MPDDLSKDGKRFPDAVDTAEKRKLRAREKKKDAVWFGLGMFGMVGWAVAIPTVLGIFLGVWIDLRWPGPWSWTLMLLAIGLILGCLNAGFWVNRERRMIDRDREKP
- a CDS encoding F0F1 ATP synthase subunit gamma, which produces MPTLETLNRRIRTAHDLLGVVKTMKSLAAVNIRQFERAVASLEQYRHVVDMGWTVFLRMERPTLLQPRNEADVCLVVGSDQGMCGPFNESLWPFALERVAAAETDGERQWIYWSVGEKVGAILSDADVVHEVHFAAPGSLNAVNQRIGELILTIERWRSEKRMETLSICHHVLGDRSGYTPVFQRILPLDPAWAEERRRAPWPGRCLPMLGASRATTFAHLFRQYLFISLYRALAQSLASENAARLMAMQAAEKNILETLDNLQALFREERQAAITAELLDIVSGFEALGGESSIG
- a CDS encoding F0F1 ATP synthase subunit A; amino-acid sequence: MQLTPDDHIWWQLGLLRLNSTILFTWAVMGLLTVGSWLVTRRLQTGVRRVPQVQHFLEVVVHLIEQQLDEISPHRPKGLLAFVGTLFLFIAVCNLLAAVPGFEPPTGSLSTTAGLALCVFLAVPICGVNAIGIKRYVGNYLQPTPFMLPFNIMGEFSRTLALSVRLFGNVMSGTMIGAILLIIAPLVVPILMQLLGLLTGMVQAYIFAILSAVYISAGMEVTAPTESSFTEGGHTHGENRGEKVLVE
- a CDS encoding ABC transporter substrate binding protein, giving the protein MFRLLFYILVASVVIASFPLVPLCLGSEPTQPATRNGEKWRIAYYEGGAYVDYKDCMRAIIKGLMSLGWIDKSELPRLDGDVPKPYWNWLSKKSKSRFLEFREEDAYSASWSDEQRAATRVEVLKKLQSGNIDLIIAMGTWAGQDLANNRHRVPTTVVSTSDPIYAKIIRSAEDSGLDHVTARVDPNRYLRQVRMFHRLVRFHKLGVAFEDTPDGRIYAAMPAIEKVAVERGFELVTCSLDDSQEDRDAAGRACLECMQALAVDADAIYLAALLSIDEQLKPVAELLIKKKVPSFSMIGSKYVKEGILMSLSTDEGYEAQGLYDAGKIARILNGAVPRALDMEFPDPLDIAINMATAKAIGFTVPNGILRIAHEIYGAEAQ